The region AAGAAATCGAGCGGATAATGAGCTTTTATTCGTTTTCCATCCAGCAAGGAAAACAGCAAATTACGCGCCTCTTCCTCACCGGCGACCATCCACGGCTTGACGATGTGTTTGCCGTTATGTCAGAGCGGCTTGATGTGCCGCCGGAGCGGCTTTCTCGATCGCTTGATCCGTTGCCGGACCGTTATCATCTCGCCTGGGGATTGGCGTTGAAAGAAGGAATGGCCGACTATGATCGCTGACATCAACTTGCTGCCGCGAAAAGAACCGCGCCGCGCGGCGGGCGCCGTGCTGGCGGCCTTCGCCGTTTTTCTTCTGCTGCTTGGCGCTGGCGGAGGCTACTGGCTGATGGAGCGTGCGAATCAACGGCTCGCGGCGCTTGAAGGGGAGCTTCGGCAAATGCGCGCCGAGCAGGCGGCGATGGAGGCGAAGGGAAAAACGACGGAGCAGCAACAAGCTGAGCAAGAGCTTGCTAAAGCGGTCCAATGGGCGAACCGTTATCCGTTCAAAACGGTGCCGCTGTTGCGTGCGTTGACCAAACAACTGCCAGAGCGCGGCTTTATCATGAGTTTTTCGTATGCCGGTCAAAAGACGGTGACGATGACCGTGCAGTTTGATGCGGCGGAAGAAGCGGCCTATTATTTAGATCGGCTTGAGAAAATTCATTTGGTCAAAGCCGTCAAATTGATCGGCATCTCAGCCAGCGGCGAAAGCAGCGGGGCAGAGGAGGAAGCGATCGTGCCGCGGTATATCGCGCAATATGAGCTGGAACTTCAGCCGACAGGAAAAGAGGGGGGCAACGAATGATGGGCCGCTTTGGCAAATGGCCGCTCCTGTTTGCCGGGATGTTTCTTCTTGCCGTTCTTTTGTTTGCCGCTTTCTATGTTTTCGTGCTCCTGCCGCGCTACGAACAAATGGAGCGGCTCGAGGCGGTCGTACAAAGCGAGAAAAACGTATTGGCTGCAATGAAAAAGCAGGCGGCGGGGAATCGAGAAGAGACGGCGGAGAGCCTGGCGGCTTTGCAGAGGAAAGTGCCGGTGCGCTCGTTCGCCGATCAACTGTTGCTGGTGTTTCAAAAAGCGGAATATATTTCTGACAGCCGGCTATTGAGCGTCAGCTTCGCCGAAGGGCAAGGAACCGGAGAATCTCCTCCGCAAGGGAACGCGAATGGAGCGGAAAGCAAGGCGTTGATTCCTCCAAGCAGCATCCAGTCTATTACCGCCCAATTGACGGTGGAATCTCCCTCCTATTATCAGCTTGAACGGTTTTTAGAGGTGCTTGAACACTCCGAGCGCATTTTGGCGGTGGAAGGATTGACGTTTACCGGCCCGCCGGAGTTGACGTCCACCGCTGTTGACGTGCAACCGCTCGCCTATTCCATCAATGTCCGCGCCTTTTACGCGCCGCAGCTTGAGAAATGGAAGCAGCTCATTCCCATCCGTGATGTCCCTCCGCCAAGCGGAAAAGACAATCCGCTCGTGGAAGTGGCGCCGTCTTCGGGCCGGTAGCGGGGATGGTGGAAGTCCGATATGCTCATTCGCATGAAGCGGGGGATGACCCTCATTGAACTTTTGGCTGTGTTGGTGATCATCGGCATTATGGCGATGATCATCGGTCTTGCCATGTGGACGATGATTGATCGGGCGCGCGAGCGGGCGTTTGTTTCTGATGCTTATGGCTTGTATGAAGCGGCGCGGCTGTATGTCGGCGCGGAAAAAGTGGAGTTTTTGCCAGCCCGTTCTTCCGCCGCCTTGTCATATGGTGAATTGGTAGAAAACGGACTGCTGGATCCGATCAGCGATCCGTTTACCGGAACGGTGCTTTCACCGAAGACCAATCCATCGTACGTGCTTGTCACGAAGCGGGAAGACGGCGGGATCGATTACGCCGTTTGCTTGAAAGGCGAGACGAAACAGCTTTGCACTTATGATGGGCGCGAGCAGCCGATTCCTGTCGAAGCGCTGGGGACGGAGGCGATTCGCAACCGTTAATGTCGGAAAATGAAGAACAGAAGCGGGAACAAGACGACAAATGTCTTGTTCTTTTTTTTTCTCTTTATGGTAAGATAGGCGAAAGAAATCGAAGGCTGAAGAAGGACGGTGGCAAAATGGACAAGCAGCGCATGCACATTACGGTGAATATCAATGGCAAGCCCCGCCCCTTTACCGTGGAGCGTCCATTGGAAGAACGGCTGTTCGAGGAGTCGGGGGGGAGCCGGACGGACGACCGTCTTCAGAAAGAGCGACAGCCGAACGGGACGGGCGAAGGAGAACCACGGACGAACGCGTTCCAAGAACGAAAGCCATTCATGGATGAGCGGTCAGCCGATTTCTCTTTCGTCGAGGACGAGCAGGTTAGGGAATATATAGAAGCCACGGGTTGGGAAGAAGCCGCCGCCGTTGAGGCGGATGAACGGATCATCTCCGTTTCCGAAGCGATCCAACAAAAGAAAAGCGGCAGACGTCGGCCATGGCGGCTGCCGGCTCAAGCCAAGTCGCTGTTCGCCGCCGCGTTGGTCGCCGCGTTGGTGGGTATGGCGTTTGGCATGACGGTGCTACGCATCATTCCGAAGGAAAAATCTGCTTCGTCGCCGGCGTCTGAAGCGATGGCGGAATTGACAAAGCCTGAAACGGCGGCGGGCGAAGAAGGGAGAGAGCGCGTCATACAAGCGCCGTTTTCCATTGCGGTCATTCAAGCTGGCGTCTATTCGAATGCGACGGCGGCCAAGCAGGCGTCCGAATCGATCAAAACAGCAGGCGTTCCGGTCGTCGTTGCGGGACAAAAACCGGCAGCGCTCTATATCGCCGTCGGCGCGGATAAGGAAACGTTGCGGGCGGTCAACGATAAATATCGCGAAGCGGTGTCGAGCACGTACGTCAAAGAGCTGTTGTTTTCTGCGGATGCAAAAGCGCGCCGTTTAGAGGTTGTCCAAAAGGGAGAGGCTCTGTACAAACAGATGGCGTCAGTCTCCGTTGCCTTGCTTAGCGGCCGGAATGTCGGCGAGGATGATTGGCGGACGTTGCAAACCGTGTATGATGCATTCGAAAAAAGCAAAATGGACGACGGCAAAACAGCGGGAGGCTATATCGAGGCGCTGAAGCAGGCGTATGTCGCCCTTGCCGCATACAAAGAGCAACGGGATGAAGCGCTGTTGGCCAAAGCCCAGCAACAGCTGCTCGAGGCGCTTGCTGCTTATATCGAATTGGTGCCGCTAGGGAGCTAGAAGCCCCGTTTTTTTTTTTGCCCATTTCATATATATAGATGCAACGAAAGCGTTTAACATATCCTTGACGGAAAAGCGGCTTGTCCATTTTTGACTGTCGAAGGCAAGCCACAGGCTTGCCTCCGTCACGCCTTAGCGTGACGGAAGACCGAACAACGCCCCGCTTCACAGACCCATACATGGGTCTGGAAGCGGCGTTGTTCGGTCACCCGACAGTCGATCCAATGACCGGTAAAATCTATAAATGTTAAAGCTTTAAATTGCATCTATATAGATGGCAGCGAAAACGTTTAACATATCCTTGACGGAAAAGCCGTTTGTCCATTTTTCGACTGTCGAAGGCAAGCCTGTGGCTTGGAAGACCGAACAACCACCCGCTTTACAGACCCATACATGGGTCTCAAAGCGGTGTTGTTCGGTCGCCCGGCAGTCGATCAAATGCTTAGTAAAAT is a window of Geobacillus kaustophilus DNA encoding:
- a CDS encoding PilN domain-containing protein; this encodes MIADINLLPRKEPRRAAGAVLAAFAVFLLLLGAGGGYWLMERANQRLAALEGELRQMRAEQAAMEAKGKTTEQQQAEQELAKAVQWANRYPFKTVPLLRALTKQLPERGFIMSFSYAGQKTVTMTVQFDAAEEAAYYLDRLEKIHLVKAVKLIGISASGESSGAEEEAIVPRYIAQYELELQPTGKEGGNE
- a CDS encoding pilus assembly protein PilO — encoded protein: MMGRFGKWPLLFAGMFLLAVLLFAAFYVFVLLPRYEQMERLEAVVQSEKNVLAAMKKQAAGNREETAESLAALQRKVPVRSFADQLLLVFQKAEYISDSRLLSVSFAEGQGTGESPPQGNANGAESKALIPPSSIQSITAQLTVESPSYYQLERFLEVLEHSERILAVEGLTFTGPPELTSTAVDVQPLAYSINVRAFYAPQLEKWKQLIPIRDVPPPSGKDNPLVEVAPSSGR
- a CDS encoding type II secretion system protein, whose product is MLIRMKRGMTLIELLAVLVIIGIMAMIIGLAMWTMIDRARERAFVSDAYGLYEAARLYVGAEKVEFLPARSSAALSYGELVENGLLDPISDPFTGTVLSPKTNPSYVLVTKREDGGIDYAVCLKGETKQLCTYDGREQPIPVEALGTEAIRNR